In Penaeus chinensis breed Huanghai No. 1 chromosome 2, ASM1920278v2, whole genome shotgun sequence, the following proteins share a genomic window:
- the LOC125036841 gene encoding cuticle protein 18.6-like → MSAKLILVVGALAAVASAVPRPDSPPVYGAPPPTYKQPGMPFDFSYAVRDYSGNDYAHAQTSDGHVTSGSYSVALPDGRTEIVEFTADHDNGYVANVAYEGEASYPAPAPSYHPAPSYHAPAPSYPPPTSYPPPPPHPHQ, encoded by the exons ATGTCTGCGAAA CTGATCCTCGTGGTGGGCGCCCTCGCGGCTGTGGCCTCCGCCGTCCCCCGTCCCGACTCTCCTCCCGTCTACGGCGCTCCTCCTCCGACCTACAAGCAGCCAGGAATGCCCTTCGACTTCAGCTACGCCGTCAGGGACTACTCAGGCAACGACTACGCCCACGCCCAGACCAGCGACGGTCACGTCACCTCCGGATCGTACAGCGTGGCTCTTCCCGACGGCCGAACCGAGATCGTGGAATTCACCGCCGATCACGACAACGGCTACGTCGCCAACGTCGCCTACGAGGGGGAGGCCTCCTACCCCGCCCCTGCACCCTCCTACCACCCTGCTCCCTCCTaccacgcccccgccccctcctacccaccacccacctcctaccctcctcccccaccccacccacaccaataa
- the LOC125034694 gene encoding cuticle protein 18.6-like, whose product MSAKLGIPCSLLQLILVVGALAAVASAAPRPDSPPVYGAPPPTYKQPGMPFEFAYAVKDPYSGNDYAHAQTSDGHVTSGSYSVALPDGRTEIVEFTADHDNGYVANIAYEGEASYPAPAPSYHPAPSYHAPAPSYPPPTSYPPPPPHPHQ is encoded by the exons ATGTCTGCGAAA CTCGGAATTCCCTGCTCCCTCCTGCAGCTGATCCTCGTGGTGGGCGCCCTCGCGGCTGTGGCCTCCGCCGCCCCCCGTCCCGACTCTCCTCCCGTCTACGGCGCTCCTCCTCCGACCTACAAGCAGCCAGGAATGCCCTTCGAGTTCGCCTACGCCGTCAAGGACCCTTACTCGGGCAACGACTACGCCCACGCCCAGACCAGCGACGGTCACGTCACCTCCGGATCGTACAGCGTGGCTCTTCCCGACGGCCGAACCGAGATCGTGGAATTCACCGCCGATCACGACAACGGCTACGTCGCCAACATCGCCTACGAGGGGGAGGCCTCCTAccccgcccctgccccctcctaCCACCCCGCTCCCTCCTaccacgcccccgccccctcctacccaccacccacctcctaccctcctcccccaccccacccacaccaataa
- the LOC125037132 gene encoding cuticle protein 18.6-like — protein MSTKLILMVVALAAVASAVPRPDSPPVYGAHPTYKQPGMPFDFSYAVRDYSGNNYAHAQTSDGHVTSGSYSVALPDGRTEIVEFTADHDNGYVANVAYEGEASYPAPVPSYHPSPSYHAPAPSYPPPTSYPPPPPHPHQ, from the exons ATGTCTACGAAA CTGATCCTCATGGTGGTCGCCCTCGCGGCTGTGGCCTCCGCCGTCCCCCGTCCCGACTCTCCTCCCGTCTACGGCGCTCATCCGACCTACAAGCAGCCAGGAATGCCCTTCGACTTCAGCTACGCCGTCAGGGACTACTCAGGCAACAACTACGCCCACGCCCAGACCAGCGACGGTCACGTCACCTCCGGATCGTACAGCGTGGCTCTTCCCGACGGCCGAACCGAGATCGTGGAATTCACCGCCGATCACGACAACGGCTACGTCGCCAACGTCGCCTACGAGGGTGAGGCCTCCTACCCCGCCCCTGTCCCCTcctaccacccctctccctcctaccacgcccccgccccctcctacccaccacccacctcctaccctcctcccccaccccacccacaccaataa
- the LOC125035964 gene encoding cuticle protein 18.6-like — MPFEFAYAVKDPYSGNDYAHAQTSDGHVTSGSYSVALPDGRTEIVEFSADHDNGYVANVAYEGEASYPAHAPSYHPAPSYHVPAPSYHPAPSYHAPAPTYPPPPPHPH, encoded by the coding sequence ATGCCCTTCGAGTTCGCCTACGCCGTCAAGGACCCCTACTCGGGCAACGACTACGCCCACGCCCAGACCAGCGACGGTCACGTCACCTCCGGATCGTACAGCGTGGCTCTTCCCGACGGCCGAACCGAGATCGTGGAATTCTCCGCCGATCACGACAACGGCTACGTCGCCAACGTCGCCTACGAGGGGGAGGCCTCCTACCCCGCTCACGCCCCCTCCTACCACCCCGCTCCCTCCTACCACGTCCCTGCCCCTTCCTACCACCCCGCTCCCTCCTACCACGCCCccgcacccacctacccacctcccccaccccacccacactaA
- the LOC125034700 gene encoding cuticle protein 18.6-like, with the protein MPFEFAYAVKDPYSGNDYAHAQTSDGHVTSGSYSVALPDGRTEIVEFSADHDNGYVANVAYEGEVSYPAHAPSYHPAPSYHPAPSYHPTPSYHAPVPTYPPPPPHPHQ; encoded by the coding sequence ATGCCCTTCGAGTTCGCCTACGCCGTCAAGGACCCCTACTCGGGCAATGACTACGCCCACGCCCAGACCAGCGACGGTCACGTCACCTCCGGATCGTACAGCGTGGCTCTTCCCGACGGCCGAACCGAGATCGTGGAATTCTCCGCCGATCACGACAACGGCTACGTCGCCAACGTCGCCTACGAGGGGGAGGTCTCCTACCCAGCCCACGCCCCCTCCTaccaccccgccccctcctaccaccctgctccctcctaccaccccactccctcctatCACGCCCCCgtccccacctacccacctcccccaccccacccacatcaaTAA
- the LOC125034708 gene encoding cuticle protein 21-like, with translation MRLISLIIFVVGALAAVASAVPRPDSPPVYGAPPPTYKQPGMPFEFAYAVQDDYSGNNYAHQQTSDGHVTSGSYSVALPDGRTEIVEFTADHDNGYVANVAYEGVALKNFPSGDEHKRDFLIQPRLHSSLSSSATNMSAKPGVPFSPGYALGDLGSDYAHVQTNGRSGSYNVPVYCGSDR, from the exons ATGAGATTGATTAGCCTCATCATCTTCGTGGTAGGCGCCCTCGCGGCTGTGGCCTCCGCCGTCCCCCGTCCCGACTCTCCTCCCGTCTACGGCGCTCCTCCTCCGACCTACAAGCAGCCAGGAATGCCCTTCGAGTTCGCCTACGCCGTCCAGGATGACTACTCAGGCAACAACTACGCCCACCAGCAGACCAGCGACGGTCACGTCACCTCCGGATCGTACAGCGTGGCTCTTCCCGACGGCCGAACCGAGATCGTGGAATTCACCGCCGATCACGACAACGGCTACGTCGCCAACGTCGCCTACGAGGGGGTTGCTTTAAAA AATTTCCCTTCTGGCGACGAGCATAAGAGGGACTTCCTCATTCAGCCGAGGCTTCACAGCTCACTCAGCTCCTCCGCGACCAATATGTCTGCGAAA CCAGGAGTGCCCTTCAGTCCTGGCTACGCCCTCGGTGACTTGGGCAGCGACTACGCCCACGTCCAGACCAATGGCAGATCCGGATCGTACAACGTGCCTGTTTACTGCGGCTCAGATCGATAA